CACCGCTGTTGAGGCAACCCTTGACATTTAGCTAAACCAATAGCGTCATTTAAACCTTTGCCTGTGGAACTCAAGCAAAAGCTTGTGTTGTAGTTGGTTCGAATTGTACCGTCATTATAAACTGCCCAATATTGTTGTCTGTTGTTTTTGACGCAGCTATTCATCCAGACATGGACGTTGTCATTCTGCGCTTGTAAGCACATGTGACGAAGCCCTACAATGGCGACGACAATGGGCGATCCATCGTCCGCCGTTCCCCAGCTTTGTGTTGGGGCGGATGTGTTAGTTTCTATTGTGGTTATGGCGTGTGGTCCCGTTCCTTGACCCGTCAAGACGAGGCCGGACCATACGTGAACGAGGGTGCCATCGGGATATAATTTCCATGTCTTGTCCTGTGTATCAACCTTGTTGCAGTCATCAATCATGGTGTAGGATCCAGGTTCGTGGCCATTGGGAACTAAGCATTTTCCCATCGTTCGAATTGTTCCATCAACTTGAATTGTCCATAGCTGGTTGTTTTGAGGTCCACATGGCCATAGTTGAGTTGGAATATGGCTGTCGCTGTACCCTCCGATCACGTCGAGACATAGCCCGTCTCGGCCAACAAGATGTGTCGATCTACTGAGGACAATCGTGCGAGCTGCTGAGACATCGTGGTTCCCCGTGAATGAAGCAGCTAAAACTACAACAAGAAAAACTATTGTCATCTTCTTGATCTCCATCGTCTATCTTGTGATTGTGTGATCCATCCCTGAGCTTGCACTATGTTTTTATAGTAATAGCAATGGCCATGGTATTGTAAAACTATCAGCAGTGAATAACATATCCAACGTCTGCTGTGGACATAGTATTATTATTGCATATCGGCAACTTATATGCTAGAAATCATAGTGGAGGAATTAGTTTAAGACTCAAATAATAGACTTTTAGTGCATAAGTAATGATTAGTGCCTCAGTTCAAGAACCACATAAATCACTTGGATTTAGTGGAAAAGTTACTATTACTGAGTTTAGACAAATGGCCATAACTCATTTCTTAATTTAGTGGGAAGAAACTGTTGAGTTCGGACAAATAACACTCTTCTCTCGTGTAATTAAGAAtaagaaaattcttataaatagaaaaatttaaagtatTTATACTTCATAGCAAAAAATTTCAATAGTACTTATATTTTAGTCGAAACTAGAGAAATGGTTACAATTTCAAGTAGTAAATGTTGAATGATATAAAAGTCATTTCATATTTACTATTGTATGAATAAATTAGATTCCACCAACTAATCATTTCattctttgttttggtttttgaatgGTAAATTTTAAAGCTATAAAAAGTCTTAGTATTTTAATAATTGGTATTTTTgtctattaatttatttttatcttattaTTCACTCTGccacaatattttcaaaaaccaagccAACATCAGTATATGTCTTTATGTAGCTAACccatatatttatttacttagtaTAGTccccatttatattaatcaaatattattaCATATAGAATAAAAGGATAACACAGCTATCTAAGTTAATCAATGATATAATTTATAAGTtctacatttattattattattattattatttgcaaAAGCATCGAATTGCAATAAGTAAAAGGAGACCACGCACCCTAAAGTCAATGtacaaaacaaaacataatcAAAATAGTTATTGAAAAAAACACAAGGACAAAGAGACAACCTACCACACAAAAGAAAAGGCCCACACAACTCGAGAAACGCAACACAAAAGTAATGGATACAATAGTTAACCGAAAAAACTATAATACATCT
This genomic window from Benincasa hispida cultivar B227 chromosome 4, ASM972705v1, whole genome shotgun sequence contains:
- the LOC120076254 gene encoding nigrin b-like translates to MEIKKMTIVFLVVVLAASFTGNHDVSAARTIVLSRSTHLVGRDGLCLDVIGGYSDSHIPTQLWPCGPQNNQLWTIQVDGTIRTMGKCLVPNGHEPGSYTMIDDCNKVDTQDKTWKLYPDGTLVHVWSGLVLTGQGTGPHAITTIETNTSAPTQSWGTADDGSPIVVAIVGLRHMCLQAQNDNVHVWMNSCVKNNRQQYWAVYNDGTIRTNYNTSFCLSSTGKGLNDAIGLAKCQGLPQQRWVAKEDGTILNPINNMVMDVKGSDPNLRKIILFAPTGNPNQQWVFVTQYKP